In Paenibacillus sonchi, the genomic stretch TCGATTTCGCCGTGACATGCGCAGGACTCTCACTTATGAGATGGTTTGCAAAATATGAACGATTTTCCCCTCCATATTGGAGTAGTCTATCATCTTCAGGTATTCGGGTTTTAGCAATTGATACTGCTTCATATGGTAGTAATCCATAATTGCTTGTTTCAAGGTGATATCATACTGAATCGAAAATGATGGCTCGATAAAGCGCCGCAGCACAGCGTCATCTTGAACCATAAACAATACAGCATTCAATCTGTTGAAAATCTGTTGCTCCATTCCGGATTCAAAAAAAGCCTGTAAGTTTTTATTCCGATTGTGCAGGGCAACTGACAGATTCTCAAAATGGTGCGGATAAAATTCCTTCAGATCTTGCAAGAACAAATCAGAGATATACACGGCACACATCAAAGATTGTAAAAACGTGATTTGAAACCGCTCCAAAAAAGAGACGGAATCATCATTAGCCGTGGCGTCAGCTTTCTTCGAGTAATCAATGTAATAATCTACAACCTGTTCGATGATGTCATCTTTGGAGGCAAAATACTTATATAGTGTCACTTTGCTGATATCCATATATTTTGCGAGATCGTCGACTTTGAGTTGGCTGAATTTTGTTCTTCTAATAACGGGCTTTATTTTTTCAATATATGTCTCCACACTAACGGCTTTTCTCACGAATAAATGCCCCTCCCTGTGATAAGTATCAAATGCATTATAACAAATTTGCTGTCTTTTTATTTACAGTAATAATTAAATGAATTAGATTAACTAATTTAGTTAATTTAGTTTACTTAGTAAAGTCACTGTTGTATAATCGTTCCTGTACCTAATCATCCGATTGCGGATTATACAAAGGGAGGACGATTCAAATGGAACTATCCAGTAAGGGCAAATTCTCCGGTAAGAAAGTCGTGATTACGGGAGGCAGCAGTGGAATCGGCCTCGCGACAGCGAAGTTGCTAGTGGATGAAGGAGCACACGTGCTGATTACCGGACGTACTCAGGCGACGCTTGACACGGCTCGTGAACAACTCGGCAACAACGTAATCGCGTTCTTGAGTGATGCCGGCTCATTGAAGGATATCGCCGCGTTGGCCGATCGAGTGAAGGTTGAATTTGGCACGATAGATGCCCTGTTCGTTAACGCAGGTGTCACTGGCTTTGTCCCTTTCGAGTCAACGGCCGAAGAAACGTACGACGAGATATTTACAATCAACGCCAAAGGGCCGTACTTCACCGTACAAAAACTCGCTCCACTCCTGAGCACAGGAAGCGGGGTAGTACTTACTACTTCAATCGTGAACGTAGTGGGTCTCCCCATGCTCAGTGCGTATGCAGCTAGTAAAGCGGCGCTACGCTCCATGACTCGAAGTCTGGCACGCGAGTTATTGCCTCGAAATATTCGCGTCAACGCAGTCAGTCCTGGCGTCATTGACACAGGTATCTTAGAGAAGGCAATGCCGAAAGAAGCTGCCGAACAGACAAAAGCACAGATGACACAGCAGATCCCGATGTTGCGTTTGGGCGATCCAGTCGAGGTCGCCAAAGTCGTAGCATTCCTAGCATTTGACGCCACCTATACCACCGGGGCTGAGTTCCCTGTCGACGGAGGCGGCTCCCAGATCTGAAGCCCCTTTTTCTTGGAAGAACAGACCGCTTGAATTTGTAGACGCGGTTGGAGAGGGCGTAACCGGTATCGCCATTGGTGATGCCGTTCTTGGTGCCGCGGATTTCATGGGCGGATCGAGCGCTGGTGCGCCGGACCGAGCGATTATGTACTACTGGTTCCGCATGCCGGCTGGACTCGACTTTGTACAGGCCGCAGCACTGCCAATGGCGGTCGAAACCGCTTACCGGGGGATTGATACTCTCGGGGTGAGATCGGGGCAGCTACGGAAAAGAACCTTCCCTGCGTTATGACGTTGTTGGCCACTTCGCCAAATATACCGCAGAGGGCAAGTTTACGATCCCAGTCGCCCAGACTTTCTCACTCGACGACTGGCGAACAGCCCTCGAAATCAGTCAGAGTGGGCGTGCCCACGGCAAACTGATTCTACTGCCTACCGCCGACTGATGTGCGCAAATAAGTGGAGAGTATTTTGAAATATGAGGGGGGGGACATCCATTGAATACGAACCAACGAGAACATATCGCACTGATCACAGGCGCGAGCCAGGGAATCGGCTTGGCATTAGCCCGGAAACTTCTATCGCAGAACTGGCAGGTCATTACTTTGAACCGTTCCGATTTTCCGGCGGACGATATGCTCATTCAAGATGCCCTCAAGAACGGATGGCTCCGAGCCTATAAAGTGAAGGATCTCACCGATTATGGCAGCTTGAGACGCTCTTTGAAAGAAATCAAAAGCAAGGAGCAGCGGATCGATATTTTGTTCAACAACGCCGGAGGAGGCTTAAGTGAGCTGCGCTATTCGAAACAAGGCCGCGAAATGCATTATGAATTGTTGACGGTCGTTCCTTATATTATTCTGATGGAATTGAAGGAGCTGTTGAAAAACGGCAGCTTAAAAACGGTGATTAACACTTCATCGCAGGTGCTTAGATTTACGAAGGAGTTTTCGATCGAAAACTTAGAGCATCCCAAAACCTTCCGCAAAATGTATGGCCCTTATGCGACTTCAAAGCTAGCTCTTTCGTTGTGGACTCAAGCCGTCGCACCACAACTTGCCAAGGAAGGCATCAAGATCCGCAGCGTAGACCCGGGAATTAACAACACGCTAAGAAAAGGAAAGGATTCCGGACTGACCGCATGGTTTGAACTGTTTATGAAGGTTTTTTCCTCTCCGCCTACCCATGGCGCCAACCTATTATTTGAGGGAGCCCTCGGCAAACACCGCAATGAGACCGGCGTGTTTTTGTTGAAAGATCGGGTTGCGGACTTGAAATTTACAGAACAAGTGCAGCGTGTGCTGGACAGAATCTCCGACATCTATAGCCGTGAGTTTCTTGACGGGGGTGTTCTTCATGGCTGAGTTCCAGAAGAACTTTGCTTAGGAGACGATCTTCTGAACTTCGTTCGCAATGCGGCTATCGCTTTAAGGGACACCCTAATGGGTGCCCTTTTCATCGGTTATGAGTAAGCCGCATTTATCGCGGCGCTCAACTTCTCCAATGTAACCCGAATCCCCCTTAATAGGGTTATTGAGCAGTCCAGCCTCCGTCAACATAAGAATCTATGTCGCCTGCCGGAGACGCAAGATAAATGCGGCACCCGCAACAACTCCTTCCAATCTATTCCCCACCTATAGGCAACTCCTCCTACTCAAAATTTTGACCTACTTATGATACGGTTCACCGCATTGTCTGAAGCGGCAAGTTTTAAAAAAATGAGTTTCTATATCTAGCAAGTTGTTTTTGCTCTCAATTTAGCAAGGTTCTCCCGATGAAATCCCTTCACAAATAACCAGGCTGCCAAGCTCATCTCGTAAACGCCCACAGGAAGCGCCATCAATCCTTTTACCGCCGAATAGGGTCCGATGATCCCAAACATTTGCAGCAAACCAGCTAAAAATACCATAACCGCTGTAATCATTCCGAAAACCGCTAACGGTTTAGGCACATAGCCTGTTCGATAAAGCAGATAACTATACAGACTAGTATTTATGCCCAACATGAAATTTGGACCCAGCATAGCCGTCCAGCGATAAATCGACTGCAGCAACAGTCCTATGGGCTCAAAATTGGTTTTACTTGCTAAGGTAGTTGTATCATAATATGAACTAAGTTGTAACAAACCCAATATACTTACGAGACCAATCGCAATAAAAACAGCTTCCATAAACCGAAAACAAAGATACCCTAGTGCAAGATGCTCATTCCAATGCCGAACGTAGGGAAACAGCATGACTGCTGTACCAACAGCGGTTACCAAAAGTGAGAGGTCATTTAATACACCGATTAAGACCTTCGTTTCCGATCCATTTGCCACGGCCATCTGCCATTGTTCTGACAAAACCGGCCCATACAAAACAACCGCTATAATTGACGTCACTGCAGCAAGGATATAAAAAATCCCCAGTATCCTTGCATTCCTTCGGTCTCGCGTCATCTTTTTTGCCTCCTAAGACAATAAATTTATTTGCTGATGGACGTATGGTATACTTGCCTCAAAAACTTGATATAAGGAGTTATTATGGACCATAACGAAGTCATCGAACGTGCTTTGATCCATATTGAGGGCCATTTACAACAGTCCTTAACCGTAGAAACCGTTGCCAATACCTTCAACATGTCTAAATACTATTTTCATCGGCTGTTTTCTGCTATGATGAGCTGTTCGTTAAACCAATACATTCTATCCAGAAGATTGAATGCATCTTTAACCCTTATTCAAAACAAAAACAGGTCTCTAACCGATATTGCTTATCAGCTCAACTTCGGTACGCAAGCCTCATTCACTCGTGCTTTCAAACGACAATACGGCGTAGCTCCAAGTTCTTTAAAAACAGGACTGACAACCCTCTCTCCTGTCCCCATACCTACAGTGGTGAAGAGGCCTATAAAAAACATTAACGGTGATATCGTCACGGATTTCACCCTGACCGAATTCAAGGAGACCCGGATCAGCGGGATCGCTTTTGAAGTGAATTTAGCCAATGATGATTACAAGGAGAAGATCCGCGCACATTCAGAAATGCTGTTGAGTCATATTGATGAAACCATACACGGTCCCTGTTATGTCATTTATTCAAACTGTCAACCCGATTCAACTCGGTTTAAGGTACTGTTTGGGATCCCAAGCAGCATTGAAATTGATAAACCTTATTTTTTCACGGTTGATGTGCCACAGATTTTTTGTGCGAGGTTCAACTATTGTGGTGAAATACTTGACATTGGGGATGTACTGAAAAGCGACTATGCCAGATTCCTAAAGATTTCCAGGCAAGAAACGGCAGAAACCGATATTGAACTCATCCAAGCTTTTGATGACGTCCACCATCTGGATTCGACCTACCATATCTATGCGCCTATCAAAAAACTCCCTACCGATTCTGATTTGTAAGATCGCGGCTCGCTCGTCATTCTGTCTGCTCCTTTCTTTGCTCGAATTTGATCATTCCTTCTCTGCAAATAAAATAACATAACGGGTTTCGCTCGACTTTCCACATCTTGCTGTAATTAGGAACGAAAAAATGCATCTCTCTCGAGATGCACCCTGTTTTGCTCAAGTAAAAACCATATTTCTACAACTCTCCTTCAAGGAACTTAATGAGGTAACGTTTGACTGCACTTTGACATCTGCCGTTTTCATATCATATTAAACCTAAACTACCTTGTCTCTTCTTCTTGTAAGGTGGCTACCCCGCCTATTAAACAGGAAATCTCGATATCATCAATGTCCATCATCTTATCTTTCTCTGCATCATAGTACTCCCCAAATAAAAATAATGACTCATTTTTCCTATTTAATAAATAGGGGATAATTTTTTCGCAAAATTCAGTAACACTTCTAAACATACACTCTGGTGCAACCCCCTTTTCATCAATAACCAGCAATTCTTTATGTTCAATAAGAGCAGGGTTGCGATTTAAGTGGTACAGTTGAAAAGAGGTACCCTTGCGGTACACTTCATAAATTGGAACTTCAATGTTTTCGATGAAATCTCCATCCGTATAATTCATGATAAATTTTACAGTCATCTCCATTCTCCTTTCAATAATTAATGCTAAATATATATACCGCTGGATTTGGAGCAACAGTACGGTTATCGATTTAAAACTCCTGCTTACTGTTAATACCTGCTCTGATGTTAACAATATCGTGACCGTTCGCCTTATTTATGATACGGTTCACCGCGCTGTCTATAACGGCAAGCTTTTTCTTAATACTTTCCGAAAAACTATGAATCCTGTGGCAGTAGCCACAGGATTCATAGTAATTAACTTGTTTTTTGATAATTCGAAGTGTAGGCTGCATTTTCTATTAACGTTTTATATTGCTCTAAAGTATTTAGAACAAAATTATGTAATTCCTCGTATATTTCCTCAGAAATTTCGATTAATTCACCGTGAGCGATCTCGTTCCGATGCTTTAATAACTTACTATCAATTTGTTGTATTTTCTTTTCCCATACTTCATCAAAATCAAACCCTACTGTAAACATTATATTCTTAAGTACCGATGATGATAAGTTTGATTCAGTATCAATTACAGTAATTGGATCAAATGAAATATTTTTGTCTAAATTTTCAAGGATAAAACTGATTAAATCTTCATGAAGTTCAGTTTTTTTAGATCTTGCCGTAGTGACAATCTTGTCGCGCAGAGCTACAGCCATAAAATTACTTTTTAAACTATTCAAAACTGGACTCTTTCTCGCGATAAAATCTAAATAAGCGATTGAAGAATATTTAATAAAACCTTCCCAATGAGCATACACTAACGGTATTGCCCCTCTT encodes the following:
- a CDS encoding TetR/AcrR family transcriptional regulator codes for the protein MRKAVSVETYIEKIKPVIRRTKFSQLKVDDLAKYMDISKVTLYKYFASKDDIIEQVVDYYIDYSKKADATANDDSVSFLERFQITFLQSLMCAVYISDLFLQDLKEFYPHHFENLSVALHNRNKNLQAFFESGMEQQIFNRLNAVLFMVQDDAVLRRFIEPSFSIQYDITLKQAIMDYYHMKQYQLLKPEYLKMIDYSNMEGKIVHILQTIS
- a CDS encoding SDR family oxidoreductase; amino-acid sequence: MELSSKGKFSGKKVVITGGSSGIGLATAKLLVDEGAHVLITGRTQATLDTAREQLGNNVIAFLSDAGSLKDIAALADRVKVEFGTIDALFVNAGVTGFVPFESTAEETYDEIFTINAKGPYFTVQKLAPLLSTGSGVVLTTSIVNVVGLPMLSAYAASKAALRSMTRSLARELLPRNIRVNAVSPGVIDTGILEKAMPKEAAEQTKAQMTQQIPMLRLGDPVEVAKVVAFLAFDATYTTGAEFPVDGGGSQI
- a CDS encoding SDR family NAD(P)-dependent oxidoreductase, whose protein sequence is MNTNQREHIALITGASQGIGLALARKLLSQNWQVITLNRSDFPADDMLIQDALKNGWLRAYKVKDLTDYGSLRRSLKEIKSKEQRIDILFNNAGGGLSELRYSKQGREMHYELLTVVPYIILMELKELLKNGSLKTVINTSSQVLRFTKEFSIENLEHPKTFRKMYGPYATSKLALSLWTQAVAPQLAKEGIKIRSVDPGINNTLRKGKDSGLTAWFELFMKVFSSPPTHGANLLFEGALGKHRNETGVFLLKDRVADLKFTEQVQRVLDRISDIYSREFLDGGVLHG
- a CDS encoding DUF4386 domain-containing protein, with the protein product MTRDRRNARILGIFYILAAVTSIIAVVLYGPVLSEQWQMAVANGSETKVLIGVLNDLSLLVTAVGTAVMLFPYVRHWNEHLALGYLCFRFMEAVFIAIGLVSILGLLQLSSYYDTTTLASKTNFEPIGLLLQSIYRWTAMLGPNFMLGINTSLYSYLLYRTGYVPKPLAVFGMITAVMVFLAGLLQMFGIIGPYSAVKGLMALPVGVYEMSLAAWLFVKGFHRENLAKLRAKTTC
- a CDS encoding helix-turn-helix transcriptional regulator produces the protein MDHNEVIERALIHIEGHLQQSLTVETVANTFNMSKYYFHRLFSAMMSCSLNQYILSRRLNASLTLIQNKNRSLTDIAYQLNFGTQASFTRAFKRQYGVAPSSLKTGLTTLSPVPIPTVVKRPIKNINGDIVTDFTLTEFKETRISGIAFEVNLANDDYKEKIRAHSEMLLSHIDETIHGPCYVIYSNCQPDSTRFKVLFGIPSSIEIDKPYFFTVDVPQIFCARFNYCGEILDIGDVLKSDYARFLKISRQETAETDIELIQAFDDVHHLDSTYHIYAPIKKLPTDSDL
- a CDS encoding MAE_28990/MAE_18760 family HEPN-like nuclease — its product is MKIRSQTELQDFLDNNLSKRKKELTTYKFTISSARDHEKGPLLRGAIPLVYAHWEGFIKYSSIAYLDFIARKSPVLNSLKSNFMAVALRDKIVTTARSKKTELHEDLISFILENLDKNISFDPITVIDTESNLSSSVLKNIMFTVGFDFDEVWEKKIQQIDSKLLKHRNEIAHGELIEISEEIYEELHNFVLNTLEQYKTLIENAAYTSNYQKTS